The following proteins are co-located in the Phragmites australis chromosome 10, lpPhrAust1.1, whole genome shotgun sequence genome:
- the LOC133930469 gene encoding high-affinity nitrate transporter 2.3-like produces MAEEFKTAAIEVEGAVPASKTRFRMPVDSDNKATEFWLFSFSRPHMSAFHMAWFSFFCCFVSTFAAPPLLPLIRDTLGLTATDIGNAGIASVSGAVFARLAMGTACDLVGPRLASAAIILLTTPAVYCSAIMNSASSFLLARFFTGISLASFVSTQFWMSSMFSSNKVGLANGYAGGWGNLGGGVVQMLMPLVYEAILKIGSTPFTAWRVAFFIPGLMQAFSAIAVLAFGQDMPDGNYRKLHKTGEMHRASFGSVLRHAVGNYRGWILALTYGYSFGVELTVNNIVAQYFFDRFGVNLRTAGLIAASFGMVNLFSRPFGGSLSDWLSSRYGMRGRLWGLWIIQTIEGVLCIVLGVVSSSYATSVAIMILFSLFVQAAEGLTFGVVPFVSRRSLGLVNGMTGGGGSVGAVLTQLIFFHGSKYTTQTGIMYMGFMIIACTLPVALIYFPQWGGMLAGPRPGATAEDYYNGEWTAQEREKGFNTASERFAENSVREGGRRSASGIQPTHTVPV; encoded by the coding sequence ATGGCGGAGGAGTTCAAGACGGCGGCCATCGAGGTGGAGGGGGCTGTGCCCGCGTCCAAGACGCGGTTCAGGATGCCCGTGGACTCGGACAACAAGGCCACAGAGTTCTGGCTCTTCTCCTTCTCGAGGCCGCACATGAGCGCCTTCCACATGGCGTGGTTCTCCTTCTTCTGCTGCTTCGTGTCCACCTTTGCGGCGCCGCCGCTACTGCCACTCATCCGGGACACGCTTGGCCTCACGGCCACGGACATTGGCAACGCCGGGATCGCGTCCGTGTCTGGCGCGGTCTTCGCTCGTCTCGCCATGGGCACGGCGTGCGACCTTGTCGGACCCCGGCTCGCTTCAGCGGCGATCATACTCCTGACAACACCGGCCGTATACTGCTCGGCCATTATGAATTCGGCGTCGTCGTTCCTGCTCGCGCGGTTCTTCACGGGCATATCGCTGGCGTCGTTCGTGTCCACCCAATTCTGGATGAGCTCCATGTTCTCATCAAACAAGGTGGGACTGGCTAACGGTTACGCCGGAGGGTGGGGCAACCTCGGTGGCGGCGTTGTGCAGATGCTGATGCCGCTGGTGTACGAGGCCATCCTCAAGATTGGGAGCACGCCGTTCACGGCATGGCGCGTGGCTTTCTTCATCCCAGGCCTGATGCAGGCGTTCTCAGCCATCGCAGTGCTGGCGTTCGGGCAGGACATGCCCGACGGAAACTACCGGAAGCTCCACAAGACCGGGGAGATGCACAGGGCCAGCTTCGGCAGCGTGCTTCGCCACGCGGTGGGCAACTACCGCGGCTGGATCCTAGCGCTCACCTATGGCTACTCCTTCGGCGTGGAGCTCACTGTGAACAACATTGTCGCGCAATACTTCTTCGACCGCTTTGGTGTTAACCTCCGCACGGCCGGCCTAATCGCGGCCAGCTTCGGAATGGTCAACCTCTTCTCCCGACCCTTCGGCGGGAGCTTGTCCGACTGGCTTTCCAGCCGGTACGGCATGCGTGGCAGGCTTTGGGGGCTGTGGATCATCCAGACCATCGAAGGCGTCCTGTGCATTGTTCTTGGCGTCGTCAGCAGCTCCTACGCCACGTCCGTCGCCATCATGATACTCTTCTCCTTATTCGTGCAGGCTGCTGAAGGTCTCACCTTCGGTGTCGTGCCATTCGTATCGCGGAGGTCGTTGGGGCTGGTCAATGGCATGACCGGCGGTGGTGGCAGCGTGGGTGCTGTGCTGACGCAGCTCATCTTCTTCCACGGTAGCAAGTACACGACGCAGACAGGGATCATGTACATGGGGTTCATGATTATCGCGTGCACGCTGCCCGTCGCGCTCATATACTTCCCGCAGTGGGGCGGCATGTTGGCGGGGCCGCGGCCAGGGGCAACGGCGGAGGACTACTACAACGGGGAATGGACTGCGCAGGAGCGCGAGAAGGGGTTCAACACCGCTAGCGAGCGGTTTGCGGAGAACAGCGTGCGCGAGGGTGGACGGAGGTCGGCATCGGGCATCCAGCCCACGCACACCGTTCCAGTCTGA